The Leclercia sp. S52 genome has a segment encoding these proteins:
- a CDS encoding Imm70 family immunity protein, whose amino-acid sequence MNALSTKNVGILAAMTIAEIGPASDVKGFFNLVLSLLENGVKGSKYPWVMEKLYRGSLAYDELNKVESELNSIKKEFLSISPDNIEWSSFGVDKNNSRLNFARGDLFLVFERFFKAFDEASECTEAYFQAFNEYIPVRMGFTDAPHYIDDVNRTTEQYNALGPNDLPFWLR is encoded by the coding sequence ATGAACGCCTTAAGCACGAAAAATGTAGGAATACTTGCAGCTATGACTATTGCAGAAATTGGGCCGGCATCTGATGTAAAAGGTTTTTTTAATCTGGTGCTCTCTTTATTAGAAAACGGCGTCAAAGGTAGCAAATATCCCTGGGTAATGGAAAAACTTTATCGTGGGTCTTTAGCTTATGATGAGCTTAATAAAGTCGAAAGTGAGTTGAATTCCATCAAAAAGGAATTTTTATCAATATCACCTGATAATATTGAGTGGTCGTCATTTGGTGTAGATAAAAACAATTCCCGCTTAAATTTTGCAAGAGGAGATTTGTTTTTAGTTTTTGAGCGGTTCTTTAAAGCTTTTGATGAAGCATCAGAATGTACAGAAGCTTACTTTCAAGCTTTTAATGAATATATCCCTGTAAGAATGGGGTTCACCGACGCGCCGCATTATATTGATGATGTTAATAGAACAACTGAGCAATACAATGCATTAGGTCCAAATGATCTACCTTTCTGGTTGCGATAA
- a CDS encoding hemagglutinin repeat-containing protein, with the protein MNKNLYRIVFNKARGMLMVVADIARSGRAGSSRSSGIGHTHSQLIGKVSAISFSLWLAMGAVQTAQAAIVADAGAPKNQQPTVINSANGTPQVNIQTPSAAGVSRNNYTQFDVDNKGAILNNSHKNVQTNIGGMVAGNPWLAKGEAKVILNEVSSRDPSKLNGMIEVAGKKAQVVIANPSGITCSGCGFINANRATLTTGQPQMKDGALTGFNVERGEVVVEGAGMDTSGADYTDIIARSVKVNAGLWANDLKVTTGRNKVDAAHEAIEKGSDDPATRPQLAVDVASLGGMYAGKIRMVGTETGVGVRNAGAIGAQAGSVTISADGRIENSGTLRAGDAAHLQTASELNNSGVITAANNVRVNAASLTGSQQSVLAAGVKSDGKLADAGDLEISTSGQLSAHGQTLAGGNLSASGQGVDVSGSQTQAKRILLDGGAGDVSTASAKVNASELNVRSGKMLNNAGGTLSAESIALSAHDLSNQQGKIAHSGSGTLAVDLPGTLDNRQGQIGAANGVQLKADKIDNTAGQIVAVAGNTRLEAGALNNQQGLISAAAGDGEIQSQQAVNNAKGRIEAAKTQRISAGSLDNQQGVIVADGATLALNGGAFDNRSGSLLSQGSLNLESGALNNQSGFLASDGDFSLNAGAIDNTDGQIGANRSLTGGFDRLSNNGGALKSVGAMTLSGGLLDNSQGTTFSGDSLAFNGSTLNNTNGQLAAAQNLSLTTTQLINNKGVLQGDGVNVTSGTLDNSAGTLNSLGALNLSAESLNNQAGTLAASGTADIAATSLDNRSGGRVIGEADITLHSQNLQNSGGQIQSVGDLLLDSARGTVDNVSGLIRSGKSVTLTALNFVNQDTLGTNQGLEGQSLALNTGALDNQRGSILANNTLDIDNSGVLNNSAGALASGGTLDLSGNGLNLVNAGGTLKAGKALSVDAASLDASGQLLSLGDMDLHSTSGVNNTGTTIANGNLTFTTDGDLTNSGQLMAGSALDVQSANLTNLASGEINAGSTTLTATGTVRNTGLIDGITTRINANTLTNIGTGRIYGDAVGVNVETFNNLAENGTAATLAGRERVNLGVQTLNNADHGLIYSAGSMTIGGALDDSGAVTGRAGTINNHSSTIESAGDMAIAAGQINNINDHFSTEVVRVSQEDLTDYQHSGSTNRWSSTEKGVWVDGNSSDGLRNLNTPEDTGANNDNFNQYDYTRTIDETRIKESDPAKILAGGNLLMTGDKLFNDKSQVIAGGTLALDQMGSVKNEDVPGQRFTTDEGTVTHYYRIRHKGDDEQGRDRTAYTPPTTIQDIALKPGQLISNGSVEGSNLSITPLVLQGTDVAIGQAAGVKPAPQQTVSPGEPVTPPAGQQFEVTPADGAIRIIGPNTTLPDNSLFRVNPSADVPYLVETDPRFTNERQWLGSDYMQDAFTADGDSTQKRLGDGYYEQRLIREQVIGITGQRYLDGYNNDEEQYKALMDRGITFGKQYGLKIGVALTPEQMALLTGDIVWLVNTRVKMPNGATENVLVPQVYAKVKPGDIDGSGALIAGNNVSIKLNGDLFNRGTIAGRKVLQLDADNITNQTGTLQGANVNLNARTDINNLGGAIVGDSSVLASAGRDINLTSTTLSADSVNGENSFARTTINSVSGIYVQGDDGKLALQSGRDITLTGAQVIASGENGKAQLVAGRDMTLNTVETASRDNLAWDADNSLKQGQTNSVGSEVTGKGDVTLAAGNDLNARAAALSAGEALNVSAGNNLTLTAGENTQDLDERHKVVGGNGFLSKTTTTTRDQIDRQTVQSSELNGNTVNLTAGNDLTVRGSNVAGTGDVSLLAGNNLTVETQAERNNELHQKQEKKSGLLSSGGIGFSVGTQSIKTTDTGADATQAGSTVGSVNGDLTLRAGDRLTVSGSDLVAGQDMALSGKNVDNTAVNNRSQQTHEVEQKTSGLTLALSGTVGSALNSAVEASQQAKSSGSSRLQALQGVKAALSGVQAAQAGRMDQALGADKSNTNTVGISLSYGSQSSKSTQYSEQNTAQGSTLNAGRDLSVIATGSGARGADGDLTVAGSQLKAGNDITLAANRDLYLRSAQNTQLLDGKNESKGGSVGVGIGYGSGGAGINISASINRGKGNESGNGTTHSETTVDAGRQVNILTGRDATLTGAQVSGETVKADIGRNLTLTSEQDSDRYDSKQQNASAGGSFSIGSMTGSASVNVSRDKMHSNYDSVVEQTGIFAGKGGYDVTVGEHTQLNGAVIGSTATSDKNRLDTGTIGFSDIENRADFEVEHQSVGMSTGGSIGSQFAGNMANGLLVGANRDGHDSSTTHAAVSDGTLIVRDQDWQVQDVNQLSRDVEHANQTLSPIFDKEKEQERLQQAQLIGEIGNQVADIARTEGSIRATNAAKDKLNHVNAQDLQEAKAAWEKANPGKTATLEDINGQIYQTAYNDAMNASGFGTGGEYQRAIQAATAAVQGLAGSDLSAALAGGAAPYLADVIGHRSGLSDEGKVAAHAVVNAALAAAQGQNALAGAAGATTGELVGMIALEMYGKSADKLDETQKQTVSALATLAAGLSGGLVGDSSASTVAGAQAGKTTVENNSVGDIVAALQEGKTTAQVAEEQVKAENERYKRENCAGMSAEACAVKMYTERREALKDTALFGVDFVPIVGDIKGFAEAESAVDYLAAVIAIVPGVGDGAGKALKAAEKALAKGDLDTASKLIVKAGNDVSSAKYFGQERKFWTADPVEFKGNKVYQRNDLFDPGYIDPKSGKTNLELMQGGRAPIGTDGKPVNLHHMLQRQDGPIAEVTQSFHKDNHSTIHINDNSIPSGINRAQFNRWRSDYWKQRANDFK; encoded by the coding sequence ATGAATAAGAACCTGTACCGAATTGTCTTTAACAAAGCGCGCGGCATGCTGATGGTGGTGGCGGATATCGCCCGCTCCGGCCGCGCCGGTTCGTCCCGTTCTTCCGGCATCGGCCATACCCACAGCCAGCTTATCGGCAAGGTGAGCGCCATCAGCTTCAGCCTGTGGCTGGCGATGGGGGCCGTGCAGACGGCGCAGGCCGCTATTGTGGCGGACGCCGGAGCGCCAAAAAACCAGCAGCCAACGGTCATCAACAGCGCCAACGGCACGCCGCAGGTCAATATCCAGACCCCGTCCGCTGCCGGGGTGTCCCGTAACAACTACACCCAGTTCGACGTGGACAATAAAGGGGCGATCCTCAACAACTCGCACAAAAACGTGCAGACCAATATCGGCGGCATGGTGGCGGGCAACCCGTGGCTGGCGAAAGGTGAAGCCAAAGTGATCCTCAACGAGGTGAGCTCCCGCGACCCGAGCAAGCTGAACGGCATGATCGAGGTGGCCGGTAAAAAAGCCCAGGTGGTGATCGCCAACCCGTCGGGCATTACCTGCAGCGGCTGCGGCTTTATCAACGCCAACCGCGCCACCCTCACCACCGGCCAGCCACAGATGAAGGACGGCGCGCTGACCGGGTTTAACGTCGAGCGCGGCGAGGTGGTGGTCGAAGGCGCGGGGATGGACACCTCCGGCGCGGATTACACCGACATTATCGCCCGCTCGGTGAAGGTTAACGCCGGGCTGTGGGCCAACGATCTGAAAGTCACCACCGGGCGCAACAAGGTGGATGCTGCCCACGAGGCGATCGAAAAAGGCAGTGACGATCCTGCCACCCGCCCGCAGCTGGCGGTAGACGTGGCCAGCCTCGGCGGCATGTACGCAGGTAAGATCCGCATGGTCGGCACCGAGACCGGCGTCGGGGTGCGTAACGCCGGGGCCATCGGCGCCCAGGCGGGCAGCGTGACGATCTCTGCCGACGGGCGCATCGAGAACAGCGGCACCCTTCGCGCGGGCGACGCTGCCCACCTGCAAACCGCCAGCGAGCTTAACAACAGCGGAGTAATCACTGCCGCGAACAACGTTCGGGTCAACGCGGCAAGCCTTACCGGGAGCCAGCAGAGCGTGCTGGCCGCCGGGGTGAAAAGCGACGGCAAGCTCGCCGACGCCGGGGATCTGGAAATCAGCACCAGCGGCCAGCTGAGCGCCCACGGGCAGACCCTGGCGGGCGGTAATCTCAGCGCCAGCGGTCAGGGGGTAGACGTCAGCGGCAGCCAGACTCAGGCGAAACGCATTCTGCTGGACGGCGGCGCGGGGGATGTCAGCACCGCCAGCGCGAAGGTCAACGCCAGCGAACTGAATGTCCGTAGCGGTAAGATGCTCAACAACGCCGGGGGCACGCTGAGCGCGGAGTCGATCGCCCTCAGCGCCCACGACCTTAGCAACCAGCAAGGTAAAATCGCTCACAGCGGCAGCGGCACCCTGGCGGTGGATCTGCCGGGCACCCTCGATAACCGGCAGGGGCAGATTGGCGCGGCCAACGGCGTGCAGCTGAAAGCTGACAAAATCGACAACACCGCCGGGCAGATCGTGGCGGTGGCGGGCAACACCCGGCTGGAGGCCGGGGCGCTGAACAACCAGCAGGGGCTGATCTCTGCCGCTGCCGGCGACGGCGAGATCCAAAGCCAGCAGGCGGTGAATAACGCCAAAGGGCGTATCGAGGCGGCGAAAACCCAGCGCATCAGCGCCGGGAGCCTCGATAACCAGCAGGGGGTGATTGTCGCCGACGGCGCAACCCTGGCCCTGAACGGCGGCGCGTTTGACAACCGTTCCGGCTCCCTGCTCTCTCAGGGCTCCCTGAATCTGGAGAGCGGCGCGCTGAACAACCAGAGCGGCTTCCTGGCGAGCGACGGCGACTTTAGCCTCAACGCGGGGGCGATCGACAACACCGACGGCCAGATTGGCGCCAACCGGTCGTTAACCGGCGGTTTCGACAGGCTCAGCAATAACGGCGGCGCGCTGAAATCGGTGGGTGCCATGACCCTGAGCGGCGGCCTGCTGGATAACAGCCAGGGCACCACCTTCTCCGGGGATAGCCTCGCCTTTAACGGCAGCACGCTGAACAACACCAACGGGCAGCTGGCGGCGGCGCAGAACCTCTCCCTGACCACCACGCAGCTCATCAATAATAAAGGCGTGCTGCAGGGCGATGGCGTGAACGTCACCTCCGGCACCCTCGATAATAGCGCAGGCACCCTTAACAGCCTGGGTGCCCTGAACCTCTCGGCAGAGAGCCTCAATAACCAGGCCGGTACCCTGGCCGCCAGCGGTACGGCGGATATTGCGGCCACCAGTCTGGATAACCGCAGCGGCGGGCGGGTGATTGGCGAGGCCGATATCACCCTGCACAGCCAGAACCTGCAAAATAGCGGCGGGCAGATCCAGTCGGTGGGCGATCTGCTCCTCGACAGCGCCCGGGGCACCGTGGATAACGTCTCCGGGCTGATCCGCAGCGGTAAAAGCGTGACCCTCACTGCCCTGAACTTTGTTAACCAGGATACCCTCGGCACAAACCAGGGGCTGGAGGGCCAGAGCCTGGCGCTGAATACCGGCGCCCTGGATAACCAGCGCGGCAGCATCCTGGCAAATAACACGCTGGATATTGATAACAGCGGCGTGCTGAACAACAGCGCCGGGGCGCTGGCCTCCGGCGGCACGCTGGATCTCAGCGGCAACGGCCTGAACCTGGTCAACGCCGGCGGCACCCTGAAAGCGGGCAAAGCCCTGAGCGTAGACGCGGCATCCCTCGATGCCAGCGGCCAGCTGCTGTCGCTGGGGGATATGGATCTCCACAGCACCAGCGGCGTGAACAACACCGGCACCACCATCGCCAACGGCAACCTGACCTTCACCACCGACGGGGATCTCACCAACAGCGGCCAGCTGATGGCGGGCAGCGCCCTCGACGTGCAGAGCGCCAACCTGACCAACCTCGCCAGCGGCGAAATCAACGCCGGCAGCACCACCCTGACCGCCACCGGCACGGTGCGCAATACCGGCCTGATCGACGGCATCACCACCCGCATCAACGCCAACACCCTGACCAACATCGGCACCGGGCGGATCTACGGCGATGCGGTGGGGGTAAATGTGGAGACCTTCAACAACCTCGCTGAAAACGGCACCGCGGCGACGCTGGCCGGACGCGAGCGCGTGAACCTCGGCGTGCAGACCCTCAACAACGCCGACCACGGCCTGATCTACAGCGCAGGCAGCATGACCATTGGCGGGGCGCTGGACGACAGCGGCGCCGTCACCGGCCGCGCGGGCACCATCAATAACCACAGCTCGACCATTGAGTCCGCCGGGGATATGGCGATTGCCGCCGGGCAGATCAACAACATCAACGACCACTTCTCCACCGAGGTGGTGCGGGTATCGCAGGAAGATCTGACCGACTATCAGCACTCCGGCTCCACCAACCGCTGGAGCTCAACGGAGAAAGGCGTCTGGGTAGACGGCAACTCCTCTGACGGGCTGCGTAACCTGAATACGCCAGAAGATACCGGCGCCAATAACGACAACTTTAATCAGTACGACTACACCCGCACGATTGACGAAACGCGCATCAAAGAGAGCGACCCGGCGAAGATCCTCGCCGGCGGCAACCTGCTGATGACCGGCGACAAACTGTTTAACGACAAGAGCCAGGTGATCGCAGGCGGCACCCTGGCGCTTGACCAGATGGGCAGCGTGAAGAACGAGGATGTGCCCGGCCAGCGCTTCACCACCGATGAGGGCACCGTTACCCACTACTACCGTATTCGCCACAAAGGCGATGATGAACAAGGGCGCGATCGCACGGCGTACACCCCGCCAACCACCATTCAGGATATCGCCCTGAAACCGGGCCAATTGATCAGCAACGGCAGCGTCGAGGGCAGTAATCTCAGCATCACTCCGCTGGTGTTGCAGGGAACGGATGTGGCGATTGGGCAGGCTGCAGGGGTGAAACCCGCGCCTCAGCAGACCGTCTCCCCGGGCGAGCCGGTGACCCCGCCTGCCGGGCAGCAGTTTGAAGTGACCCCGGCCGACGGCGCGATCCGCATTATCGGCCCCAACACCACCCTGCCGGACAACAGCCTGTTCAGGGTGAACCCGTCGGCGGACGTGCCGTATCTGGTGGAGACCGATCCGCGCTTTACCAACGAGCGCCAGTGGCTCGGCAGCGACTATATGCAGGACGCCTTTACCGCCGATGGCGACAGCACCCAGAAACGGCTGGGGGATGGCTACTACGAGCAGCGCCTGATCCGCGAGCAGGTGATTGGTATCACCGGCCAGCGCTATCTGGACGGTTATAACAACGACGAAGAGCAGTACAAGGCGCTGATGGATCGCGGCATCACCTTCGGCAAACAGTACGGCCTGAAGATTGGCGTGGCGCTGACGCCGGAGCAGATGGCGCTCCTGACCGGGGATATCGTCTGGCTGGTCAACACCCGGGTGAAGATGCCAAACGGCGCAACGGAGAACGTGCTGGTCCCGCAGGTCTACGCCAAAGTGAAACCGGGCGATATCGACGGCTCCGGGGCGCTGATTGCCGGCAACAATGTGTCGATCAAGCTCAACGGCGACCTGTTTAACCGCGGGACGATTGCCGGGCGCAAAGTCCTGCAGCTGGATGCCGACAACATCACCAACCAGACTGGCACCCTTCAGGGGGCTAACGTCAACCTGAACGCGCGCACCGATATCAACAACCTCGGCGGTGCCATCGTGGGCGACAGCAGCGTGCTGGCCAGCGCCGGACGCGACATCAATCTCACCAGCACCACCCTCAGCGCCGACAGCGTGAACGGCGAGAACAGCTTTGCCCGCACCACCATCAACAGCGTCTCCGGCATTTACGTGCAGGGCGACGACGGCAAGCTGGCGCTGCAGTCCGGGCGGGATATCACCCTGACCGGGGCGCAGGTGATTGCCAGCGGCGAGAACGGCAAGGCGCAGCTGGTGGCCGGGCGGGATATGACCCTGAACACGGTGGAAACCGCCAGCCGCGATAACCTGGCGTGGGATGCCGACAACAGCCTGAAGCAGGGGCAGACCAACAGCGTTGGCAGCGAAGTAACCGGCAAAGGCGACGTTACCCTGGCCGCCGGGAACGATCTCAACGCCCGCGCCGCCGCCCTCTCTGCCGGCGAGGCGCTTAACGTCAGCGCCGGGAATAACCTGACCCTGACGGCGGGTGAGAATACCCAGGATCTGGACGAACGGCATAAAGTGGTGGGCGGTAACGGCTTCCTGTCGAAAACCACCACCACCACCCGCGATCAGATTGACCGTCAGACGGTGCAGAGCAGCGAGCTGAACGGCAACACCGTTAACCTCACCGCCGGAAACGATCTTACCGTGCGCGGCAGCAACGTGGCGGGCACCGGGGATGTCTCCCTGCTGGCAGGCAATAACCTCACCGTCGAGACCCAGGCCGAGCGCAATAACGAGCTACACCAGAAGCAGGAGAAAAAATCAGGGCTGTTAAGCTCGGGCGGGATCGGCTTTAGCGTCGGCACCCAGAGCATCAAAACCACCGACACCGGCGCGGACGCTACCCAGGCGGGCAGCACGGTGGGCAGCGTCAACGGCGACCTGACCCTTCGCGCGGGGGATCGCCTGACGGTGAGCGGCTCGGATCTGGTGGCCGGTCAGGACATGGCCCTCAGCGGTAAAAACGTCGACAACACGGCGGTGAACAACCGCAGCCAGCAGACCCACGAGGTGGAGCAGAAAACCTCCGGGCTGACCCTGGCGCTCTCCGGCACCGTCGGCAGCGCGCTCAACAGCGCCGTCGAGGCCTCCCAGCAGGCGAAATCGTCCGGCAGCAGCCGCCTGCAGGCACTGCAGGGCGTGAAGGCGGCGCTCTCCGGGGTGCAGGCCGCCCAGGCCGGACGGATGGATCAGGCCCTGGGCGCAGACAAATCAAACACCAACACCGTCGGCATCAGCCTCTCTTACGGCAGCCAGTCGTCGAAATCGACCCAGTACAGCGAGCAGAACACCGCCCAGGGCAGCACCCTCAACGCCGGGCGCGATCTCAGCGTGATCGCCACCGGCAGCGGCGCGCGCGGCGCAGACGGAGATCTGACCGTGGCAGGCAGCCAGCTGAAGGCGGGCAACGATATCACGCTCGCCGCCAACCGCGATCTGTACCTGCGCTCGGCGCAAAACACCCAGCTGCTGGACGGCAAAAACGAGAGCAAGGGCGGCAGCGTCGGGGTTGGCATCGGGTATGGTTCCGGCGGTGCGGGCATCAACATCTCCGCCAGCATCAACCGGGGCAAAGGCAACGAGAGCGGCAACGGCACCACCCACAGCGAGACTACCGTGGACGCGGGCCGCCAGGTGAATATCCTGACCGGACGTGACGCCACCCTGACCGGGGCGCAGGTGAGCGGCGAAACGGTAAAAGCGGACATTGGCCGCAACCTGACGCTCACCTCTGAACAGGACAGCGATCGCTACGACTCGAAACAGCAGAACGCCAGCGCGGGCGGGAGCTTTAGCATCGGCTCCATGACCGGCTCGGCCAGCGTCAACGTCAGCCGCGACAAGATGCACAGCAACTACGACTCGGTGGTGGAACAGACCGGGATCTTCGCCGGCAAAGGCGGCTACGACGTGACCGTGGGCGAGCATACCCAGCTCAACGGGGCGGTGATTGGCTCGACGGCAACTTCCGATAAAAACCGTCTCGATACCGGCACCATCGGCTTTAGCGATATTGAAAACCGCGCCGATTTCGAAGTGGAACACCAGAGCGTGGGCATGAGCACCGGAGGCAGCATTGGCAGCCAGTTTGCCGGCAACATGGCCAACGGCCTGCTGGTGGGCGCGAACCGCGACGGGCATGACAGCAGCACCACGCATGCCGCGGTATCGGACGGTACGCTGATCGTCCGCGACCAGGATTGGCAGGTCCAGGATGTCAATCAGCTCAGCCGCGACGTGGAGCACGCCAACCAGACGCTCTCCCCTATCTTCGATAAGGAGAAAGAGCAGGAGCGGCTCCAGCAGGCGCAGCTGATCGGCGAGATTGGTAATCAGGTGGCGGATATTGCCCGCACCGAGGGCAGCATCCGCGCCACCAACGCGGCGAAAGATAAGCTGAACCACGTCAACGCGCAGGATCTGCAGGAGGCGAAAGCGGCGTGGGAAAAAGCCAACCCGGGCAAAACCGCGACGCTTGAAGATATTAACGGCCAGATCTACCAGACGGCGTACAACGATGCGATGAATGCCTCCGGCTTTGGCACCGGCGGGGAGTATCAGCGGGCGATTCAGGCGGCGACGGCAGCGGTTCAGGGGCTGGCCGGGAGCGATCTCAGCGCGGCACTCGCGGGCGGTGCCGCACCGTACCTGGCTGATGTCATTGGGCACCGCAGTGGGTTGAGCGACGAGGGCAAAGTTGCCGCCCACGCGGTGGTCAACGCTGCGCTGGCCGCCGCCCAGGGGCAAAACGCGCTGGCGGGTGCCGCCGGCGCCACCACGGGCGAGCTGGTGGGGATGATCGCCCTCGAGATGTACGGCAAATCTGCCGATAAGCTGGATGAAACGCAGAAGCAGACGGTTTCTGCGCTGGCGACGCTGGCGGCAGGCTTATCCGGTGGGCTGGTGGGCGACAGCTCAGCTTCCACAGTTGCCGGGGCGCAGGCGGGTAAAACGACGGTTGAGAATAACTCCGTTGGCGACATCGTCGCGGCACTGCAGGAGGGCAAAACCACCGCGCAGGTGGCCGAAGAGCAGGTGAAGGCCGAAAATGAACGCTATAAGCGCGAAAACTGTGCCGGGATGAGCGCCGAAGCCTGCGCGGTTAAAATGTATACCGAGCGTCGGGAAGCGCTGAAGGATACAGCTTTATTTGGGGTGGATTTTGTTCCCATCGTCGGCGATATCAAAGGATTTGCGGAAGCGGAATCAGCAGTAGATTATCTGGCCGCTGTCATAGCGATTGTTCCGGGGGTGGGTGACGGAGCAGGGAAAGCCCTTAAAGCAGCAGAGAAGGCGCTGGCAAAAGGCGATCTTGATACTGCGTCTAAACTGATTGTAAAAGCTGGAAATGATGTCAGTTCTGCTAAATACTTTGGCCAGGAGAGAAAGTTCTGGACTGCCGATCCTGTTGAATTCAAAGGAAATAAAGTCTATCAGCGTAATGATTTGTTTGACCCTGGTTATATTGATCCTAAGTCAGGCAAAACAAATCTTGAGTTGATGCAGGGAGGACGTGCTCCCATTGGAACAGACGGGAAACCAGTAAACCTGCACCATATGCTGCAAAGACAGGATGGGCCTATTGCGGAAGTGACGCAAAGCTTCCACAAGGATAACCATAGTACTATTCACATTAACGATAACAGCATACCTTCTGGTATAAATCGTGCACAATTCAACAGATGGCGCTCTGATTACTGGAAGCAACGAGCTAACGACTTTAAATAG
- a CDS encoding SMI1/KNR4 family protein translates to MTNSLSDVIKELKVVSGNERSNIPLPDDDLISKYEGETGFSFSPDYKKLLKEVGNIYYGTIELLSVTEDKKFYGELLTAINDAKELGVPESWLPICEDNGSYYCLDQQGRVQYWTGDGASEEQWPDLAAWVKDVWIDGN, encoded by the coding sequence ATGACTAATAGCCTGAGTGATGTTATTAAAGAGTTAAAGGTAGTGTCCGGGAACGAGAGAAGTAATATTCCTTTACCGGATGATGATCTTATTTCTAAATATGAAGGAGAAACAGGCTTTTCTTTTTCACCTGACTACAAGAAACTTCTTAAGGAAGTTGGCAATATCTATTATGGAACAATCGAACTATTATCTGTCACAGAAGACAAAAAATTCTATGGCGAATTGTTAACGGCTATAAATGATGCGAAAGAACTTGGCGTGCCTGAATCGTGGCTACCCATATGTGAAGATAACGGTAGTTATTATTGTTTAGACCAACAAGGTCGTGTCCAATATTGGACTGGCGATGGTGCTAGTGAAGAGCAATGGCCTGATTTAGCCGCCTGGGTGAAAGATGTCTGGATCGATGGCAACTAA
- a CDS encoding Imm63 family immunity protein, translating into MLVNIDEIQRQADEMILRAGFPEHSVNLCSAPYGDGTPYISFENDSYNYIYSERGYEFSRKVTHSLNTLLYWIISEFAYQIAYQYELDHRVEGRDGRRIAFPKFIAIMANMNPAWEAEARFEIQKILAKAPYDDSLCT; encoded by the coding sequence ATGTTAGTCAATATTGATGAAATACAAAGACAAGCTGATGAGATGATTTTACGAGCAGGCTTTCCAGAGCATTCAGTGAATCTGTGTTCTGCTCCCTATGGCGATGGCACTCCCTATATTTCATTCGAAAATGATTCATATAATTATATTTACTCAGAAAGAGGGTATGAGTTTTCCCGAAAAGTCACTCACTCTTTGAATACGCTGCTTTATTGGATAATATCCGAATTCGCCTATCAGATTGCCTACCAGTATGAGTTAGATCACAGGGTTGAAGGCAGGGATGGACGACGCATCGCTTTTCCAAAATTTATTGCAATAATGGCGAATATGAATCCAGCCTGGGAGGCTGAAGCGCGATTTGAAATTCAAAAAATTCTGGCTAAAGCGCCCTATGACGATAGTCTCTGTACATAG
- a CDS encoding Ail/Lom family outer membrane beta-barrel protein, protein MKKIALAVLVAAGLASGAALADNQTVSVGYAQSNVEDFKNIRGVNVQYRYEWDSPVSLMGSFTYMSGDQDEHYYLFSDSVKNHIEVKYYSLMAGPAYRLNDFVSLYALGGVARVKADGHTTWVNGGDNYTQRDGIDEKSTSFAYGAGVQFNPTPELAIHVGYEGTTADLGDDYGIDGWNVGVGYRF, encoded by the coding sequence ATGAAAAAAATAGCTCTGGCGGTATTGGTTGCGGCGGGTCTGGCAAGCGGCGCGGCTCTGGCGGATAATCAGACCGTTTCTGTGGGTTATGCGCAGAGTAACGTTGAAGACTTTAAAAATATTCGCGGCGTGAACGTTCAGTATCGCTATGAGTGGGATTCCCCGGTTAGCCTGATGGGTTCATTCACCTATATGAGCGGCGATCAGGACGAGCATTATTATCTCTTCTCTGACTCCGTTAAAAACCATATCGAAGTGAAATATTACTCCCTGATGGCAGGCCCGGCATATCGCCTGAATGATTTCGTTTCCCTGTATGCGCTGGGCGGTGTGGCTCGCGTGAAAGCTGACGGTCATACCACTTGGGTGAACGGCGGCGACAACTATACCCAGCGCGACGGCATCGATGAGAAATCGACCTCTTTCGCCTACGGCGCAGGCGTGCAGTTCAACCCAACGCCTGAGCTGGCAATCCACGTCGGTTACGAAGGTACCACTGCCGACCTGGGTGACGATTACGGGATCGACGGCTGGAATGTGGGCGTAGGTTATCGTTTCTGA